CTGGTGATTGCAAATAGACTTATCTGTACTGGAAACATATCTGTCAGTCTGTTTGCTTCAGGTCAATAGTATTGGCATTTCAAAAAATCTCTAGTCTTATTGTACtcagttttgaaatattttttattactttttctgtGGACCTCATTGAGGTTTTCTCTTTGAtctaatatcattttttttttcagaacatgAAGGAAAACATTGTAGACTTAGAAGAAAAGATAGGATAGTGCAGTATCATGGAAGTCAATAGCAGACAGATGGTGGAGAAGTACATTGGTCAATAATACAACTTGTTGAAAAGTAGTCCAATTAGACAAGATACTGTTGACTTCGATGACCCACACTTCACTGGAAACTTAAACCTGCAGTTGAAGCCAGATTATAATGGGGGGAAGagataggaagaaagaaagcagaaataattagttccaaatatatttatcaaaaacttgcataaaaaataaaagtcacaagGTTTCTGGTATTAGATATAAAAGTCAGTAAGTTCAAACACATTGTGAACACAAGAAATAGAGAAAGTGAGTGATGGTCTGAGCTCCCAAAAGCATAGTTTGAGAACTTTGCTtgatcagaaaaatatattagtaataaacaaatacaataatatgagaaaataatGACTGTAGATGTCAAAAGATTGGAATTTGAGATAGTTTGCTTCTATGGTGATAGTGAgatagtgttagtcattcagtcgtgtccaattctttgcaccTCTAAGGACAGTAGGCTCCCAGcctcctttgtctgtggaattcttcaggcaagaatattggaatgggttgccatgccctcctctaggggatcttccctactcgagatggaaccccggtctcctgcatgacaggcagattctttaccatctgagccaccagggaagtccagtttacttctaatactttcatttttccttatggAATAGAAATTAATGGAATATGGAAGCCATGAGAGGCAGGAGGTACATAACAAATTTAGTATGATAAAAAATTTATTGCTATAAACCATGTAATAGGTAAAGCATAGTTATGTAATGAGATACCAGTTAAAATCTGAAATTATGAGCAAATGGTGCTTGAAATCTGCCCATCCTTATACTTTCTTCAGAAGTGCTCCATACTTGGAGTATAGCGACACATGACACAGAGCACAGAATTGTTCTGGAGTTGGTGTTGTAGGGCTTGTGTGCCAGTATGATGGTCATTTTGAaggataaaatagaaatttagttGAGGAACCATGGTGTTAAGAATTGTATACAATTCTTAAAAATCTGTTAAGAACATTTCCGTTTGaagactataatttaaaaaaaaaaattaaaatcagtgcCGCTCCACGCAATGGCAATCTTCCTATAGAACAGTGTAATGATTACCTTTCCTTTGAAAACTAgtgtttaatgtattttattcccATCTATGTGAAGTATCAGAATTATTCATATTCATGAGAACGGAAGCTTTTAAAGCTCATCTTAGTTTTACCACCTTGAGACTGGTATGGGAAAATCTGTTAATTACAGCAGGGAATTTTGTGTCTCTTCTACCTAACAGTGTAAGATGGCAAACAGATAATGACAAGCAGACAATGAGAACCATTGATAAATTCACAGTTGAAAATTAATTTGTCAGTTAAATGTGTCAAGCTGATTGTCTGAAGCTATTCTTTTTGGAAAGCAGAAGACTTAGGTTGTACAGTAACAATTTCCAAGCCCAGTTTTAAAGATGCGATTAAGACCTTTCCACTACATTGTGTTAGCTAAGACTGAAAGATTAAGATCCACTTGGgacttttttccttctatataaatgtatcaatGAGAGGCTGAGACTTCCTATCCCAACTAGTTTGAGCAAGTGACTATCCTGACTCCTAGGTTCAGAGTTACGAGTCAGTGATCTCTGGAAGGACCTCTTAATTACATGAATGCATAATAATATTTAGAAACCTTAGACCCAGAATGATTTCCAGGTCACTTGGACTTAGGTTGGATCCCTAGAGACTGGAGTCAGAAATTTATCTCTGAGATCAATATTTCAAGTTTAGAAACAGCTCTTCCTTACCTATGCTGTGCCCTCATCCATGAAGGTCTTACTGTTTTAGGAGTCTAGGTTTCAAGCCCTTGATCTGCCACTTGCTAAAATTGAGAATATTGGTTagacttttttctcttcctgccttcaaattCTAATGGAGAAATATAGCATTAATGCAAAAGTGCATAAGTCCCTTGTAGTTCTAATTTCTTTAACTGTGTATGGTCCTATTATTTGATCTTTCTGATggtaatgaaggtgaaagtgaagtcgctcagtcgtatccgactctttgcgactgtagcctaccaggctcctccatccatgggatttccaggcaacaatactggagtgggttgccatttccttcttcaggagatcttcccaacccagggattaaacctggttctcctgcattgtaggcagatgctttaccatctgagctaccagggaagtctggtaatATACCTGCAAAAATATGAGGCTAAAAATCCATGCCCACAGAACTGGGAGAGGGCCAGGTAGTGAGGAAAGTTccaatgactatgccaaagctccTCTAACCAAGTTTGGAAGCATCTCCCTATGTTATACTTCCTTGGATGAAAATTAAGAATGATGAaccaactttactttcactgtgATTTCTTATGCTTTTGAATGGTCTAGAAAATACTGTGACCCAACATAACCTTCTTTAAACCTCTGTGCAAGTATCAAACACTAAGGACAGTTTAATCCTGAAAAGCTTATTACCGTATGGACTAAGTCCCTTCTATACTCCTAGATCACTCTGGTGCCTTGAGCCCAGTTCCCTGCCCCTTTTGAAACACCCTGACAACTCTTTCCCGAATTTCTTTGGTCTTAACTCCATATACCATAGGGTTAAGAGCAGGTGGAAAGAGCAGATACACATTGGCCAAAAGAATATGAATGTGGAGTGGAACATGGTGACCAAAGCGATgggtaaaaaaagagaagagggcaggtgTATAAGAGATTAGGATGACACAGACATGAGAACCACAGGTCCCTAGGGCCTTGGACTGAGCTTCATGAGATGAAAGGCGAAGGACAGCTCGTGCAATGAGGAAATAGGAAAGACCAATGCAAAACAAGTCCACCCCAATGACCAGAAGTGCTGCCGTCAGCCCATAAACACGATTAGGCCTGGTGTCTCCACAGGCTAGCTTCACTACAGCCATGTGCTCGCAGTAGGTGTGCGGGATCACATGGCTTTGGCAGAAGCTCAAGCGCTGAATGAGGAAGGGGCATGGGAGCATGAGAATGGAACCTCGCACCATAGCTACCACCCCGATGCGGACAACGATGGTGTCAGTGAGGACAGTGGTATAGCGGAGCGGGTGGCAAATGGCCACATAACGATCAAAGGCCATGGCCAACAACACAGTAGATTCCATCATGCAGAAAGCATGAATGAAGAACATCTGTGCCAAGCATGCAGAGGAAGACATGTGTCCAGCTCCACACCAGAGAATGGCCAGGAGCTTGGGGACTGTGGAGAAAgaggcagccaagtcaatggttGAAAGCATACACAGGAACAAGTACATAGGCTTGTGTAGGGCTGGTTCAGTGGCAATGACCACCAGGATGGTTATGTTACCCACAATTGTGGCTGTGCCCAGGAGGCACACAGGGAGTGAGAGCCACAGGTGGAACTCTTCCAGACCTGGGATGCCCATGAGTATGAAAACAGAAGAGTCCAGGGAAGTATGATTAGGAGAAGCCATGGTCTGGCCAAGAGTACTAGGCAACTTCTTGGGTCAGAAACCCTCCTACAGCATGACATCACCTAAGGAAACAACACAGAACAGGGATATGAATCAGCTAGAGTcacatttctctttcttactcCACATTTGTATTTAACAGAATACAAGCAAAGTAAACTCTCCTATTCCTTAATAGACCAGACACTGTAGGTGCATAGTCACAGGATAAGAAAAATCAGGGaagaaacttttttattttggacTTCACAGAATATCCTTCCTTACAATGTGGATGAATTTAAGAGATAATGCACCAGATAGCCCAAATGTGTAGAACAAGATCaactgttgttgtttgttttcataaACATAGGGATTAAGAGGAGAGAAGGTTGGTGACAAGCACTATTCTATCAACAGGTCAAGATCAATAAACTACATGACCTCCACAGAAGGTGGATAAATATGGCTTATTCCATTAGGTATTTATGTAGAGTATTGTTGGACACACTGTCCCATGAACTTATATCTGAGGGGGCAGAGACAGCAAAGATCTAATGTTCTGATCTATTTAACTTAGGATCTTTTCATTCCTAAATTAAAACTGATTGAGGTAAAAGTTTTTAACTGTTCCAAAAATGTGAACATTATTTATGTGCTTTGAGCTCTCTAGATCTCCACCAAATATTCAAGTGACAGTATATTCtagattttttcttttgccttctctcatttttttaagAGAGGCAGGAATATTTTAGAGATACAGAATCTTAGAATTTTTAAAGCTGGAAGGTGtgctcacaaaaaaaaaaaaaaaaaaaaagagcttgggACCCATATAACTGGGAACAAATCTCTTACTGACACTATTATTGCCTTGGACAAACCAATTTTACTCTAAGACCAGATTTCCATTTCTGGTCTGAAATATGGTAATAATACTTTGTAAGGATGTTGAAATGCAAACACCGCCTTGTACAGTGTGTGGTTCATAGAAGGTGTTCAGTAAACAATGTCATTTGCTGTTACCATTGCTTTCATATTAATAGGTCAGTGACCTCATATCCTATTTTAACACAATTTCCTTAACCTGCTATTTATTAGAATCTAATCTtatcttgaatatttatttatacaataaGAATTAGAAGGTAAACCTACTGAcaaaatacatattctttataAGTGTTTTCTGTATGATCTCTACAGTTAAATGACGATCATTCAGAGACTGGAAAACAGCTTCCCAGTCTGATCTCAGCTATACTATATGTCCTCAGCTCTTACTTTTATGACACAGATTTGCTCACTGAGCTAACGTGAAGGGCTCAACATGGATAGCGGAGCAGGAGTCAGATTGTGAAAGCTGCTCACAGCACCACCCAGCCATTTAGTTTATGCCAGACATCCCTATGGCTTTCAGTCTCTCACAAACTCACTCACCCTTAGCCCAGATGCTTAATTTGAGAATGGTTCTCTGAATTTCCTTCCTACTTAAGTCACTGACTTTCTGTcttatgactttttttcttgtagaAGTTGGACTTATCACATATTGCACATATCACCTGACTAGATTGGCTCATAATTTGATTGATGCAAGTGAACACGACCTATATTTCCTGTAGTTTTCATCCAAGGGATCCCAAACTTTATGCGTACCACCACCTTCATAAGGCCATGTCCTCCTATCATGTCACTCTCTCCCACTATCATCTCATCCAGCTCACGGGAATAAACCCCTGTCTCACACCATctcttacataaaatattttacgatattgaaaaatatttggtaTCATTCTTACTCACACCTCAGTTTGAATCTCGCCTTCTGACTAAATTTCTAATCCAGTTCTTATTGTGACATTAAAGCCAATGCCCTCAGTAAGATAAAAGTTCCAGCATCACCATTTGGCTAAACATAGGTTGGAGAAACTTTCCATGCCTGAAACTGCAGCACAAATCAAAGCCTGTCATTCTGTCTGTGTGAGAGCACAGCTAAACTGGGATACCTCTGGCAATTGTAAGACCATTGAAACATGAAAAAAGTCAATGGAATCAATAAGGTTCTGCTGATTCCCCTGCCCAATATACTGTTGTTGATCTCTGCAAAGTGTCACTACACACACATTCCTCTCAAGTGCTTAGTGAGTAATCAGTTCTTAGCAAATGTCTTGAATTTACTTCATAATGCCTCCCACTTCTCTGGTTTGACTAATAAATCACTTGCTACTTGCTTTGTTGAAGGCTCCCCACTCAGCTTCCCTTTCCAACTAGAGGGCTTAATGACAAATTAAAACTCCCATTTTAGGAAATCTGCTGAACAAATCCCAAATTAGATTACATAGAGTTGTTATTTAGCAAAATCCCCTTTCCATACCTCTAAATctcactttctcttctttgaaGTAAATTTTCCATCACCGTCTACACAGGAAGATTTTTCTTGAGGGCTAAGAAACATCTTTCCTAGAATCTTTCCCTAGCCCAAACTCACATAACTGCAGGAcagcagagaagagaaggcaCAACATTGTAGAAATATTCTCCGAAGATGGAAAGAACATTACTAGTCTCCTGCCCTCAACTTTCTGAATACTGAGCCCAGAGGTTGTTGTGCTGATGAAATCTGTCTCACAGTCCCACTTGGGAGTTAGGTGGATTGCACTGTGTTTAAGGCCAGAGCCATCTAGGGAGAAACTGTGTTTCCTAGGAAACAGAACATCCAAGCCTTTCTTTTCCAGATGATCAGATCAGAATATAGAGGTGAAGCTAGAGGCTTTTGTTAAAGAGTCAGGGAAGGAGTATTTATAGTCTGTATCCTTGaaattctttctctatttttgtttcattttctttctaattctccACCTCTCAGAGATGGGACTATTTATCTAAGGGCACCTAACATTTTTAACTTGCAGATACAAGCGCTATGGTTATCTGACCTGGATCCCTGTTTCCAATGCAGCTCCATTTTCCAAGGATCCCAGGGTGGATATGCTTTCTTTTTCATGTCCCTGTTTATCCCAGAGTCATTCTGCCTTGTTTACTTTTTCCTGGGACTACACTGCTATAGAGGATTTACTGTACATGTCCCCAGACTGGTCACTGTTACATAGTTGCACAGTAATTGGCTTTGTTAgacacttttttttattattattatttaacctGTGCACGATGTAGCAAGCTGGTGATGGTATTCAATAGGAAATTATACTGgtatctaggagaaggcaatggaaccccactccagtactcttgcttggaaaatcccatggacggaggagcctggtgggctgcagtccatgggatcacaaagagtcggacacgactgagcgacttctcttgcatttttcactttcatgcattggagaaggaaatggcaacccactccagtattcttgcctggagaatcccagggacgggggagcctggtgggctgtcgtctatggggtcagacacgactgaagcgacttagcagcagcagcagcaggagatgtgAATGCAGTTTTTCACTATATGAAGTAATTATATTAGAAAGTCATATACATTAAACATTACTAAACCTCTATCTCCTGTTGTTCTTTGCTGAGAATTTATCAACTGTGCTAATCTCAAtgaagacttcccaggtggctcagtggcaaagaatccttctgccaatgcaggagatgctgattcagtccctgagtcaggaatatccactggtggaggaaatggcaacccactctagtattcttgcctggaaaaatccaatggactgaagagcctggcaggctgaagtccatgggatcacaaaagagttaaaaatgatttagtgactaaacaacaaatctcAGTAAACTGTACTGTTAGAGAGCTCATTTGCATTAAAACCACAATCCTGTCTTCTCTGGGTCTAATTCACTCTTGGTAACAATACTCTCATATGTAAAGAGCTTACTTATTTGATATAACTTTACCACTTATAGAGTTTACTTACCATGCATCCCAAGACTCTTGAAAAAATGTCTTAAACTTCTATTCCCAGTAAACCAGCCCCAGCCATCATCTATGGCCTTATATTATGAGGGGATAGTCAAAGAATTATCTGTAGAATTATGGTCTCTATCCATAATTTACTGCAAGATTTGGTCTCCTTATCACCATTCTAAATGCTTCTCCTCTAGTCCCACCATATTCAAACAGATCAATTTTCATTTGTAGACACTTCCCACTAGACTAGATCTATGTTCAATCAACTGCATGCATGCTCTTGATCCTAGTTTTGGAGAGTCTCTCCAAAGTCAACAGTTTTTAAACTTGGTGTTCTTCAAAATTACCTGTGGCTCCTGTTAAGACACAGGTTGCCAGTCTATACctccagaatttctgattcacTAAATTTGGAGCAGGGTCCTAATGTGTGCCTTTCTTATGACTTCCCAATTAATGCAAATGTCACTGGTAAAGGaatcacactttaagaaacactgttttaagaaaatgaacattaaaaaaaaatcttttggttGGATTTTCCTTATCAAATTGCTCTATGGTCTGCACTTCTGGTGAGTGCTATTGGACAATGTAGTTATCATAAACACCTTTAACATGTTACCTTAAAAACCTAGAGAAGAACAGGATTGTAGCAACTTTCCTTTCCTGAAACCTGCCTTGAATGTTCTCATCTGTCTATAGCTAAAAGTGCTTTAGAGAAACTTTCAATCCATTTCACTCCTTTtagttaaatgaaaaataaaaataaaacaagggagAAATAAAGGTTTGCAATGCCTTTGTTCCCCCCTAATCAAGTCTAGCTCTCAGCAAGATACAGGAAAAGTCCTGGGTGGTGCATTCTATGGAGCTTACAGTAGCTCTATGATGTGTCAACTTGGATAGTCTAAACTACAGTTTGAGAGGGGAAAATTGCCCCTTGTAGTCCTCTTGAGTTCTTATGGCCAGATGAATAATAAAATTGGCACATAAAGATTAGCAGgacaaaaggaaacaaatttaaTCCATGTACATTGAGGTTTTGTAGAAGTAGAACTTAACAAATGGCAAAGCAGGTAGTTTTTATACATTTagagaaggaaactataaatttGTGAGGAATTGATAAGACAAAGAAACTTAATTAATGAGGAATCTAAACAGAGTGTGGGCTTGAGGTAGTAAATTAGAAAAGGGACAGCATTTCTTTATATGGGCTTCTTGGCCCCAACATCCTGTCTCTGGTGAGGAGGTTGTCAT
This sequence is a window from Bubalus kerabau isolate K-KA32 ecotype Philippines breed swamp buffalo chromosome 15, PCC_UOA_SB_1v2, whole genome shotgun sequence. Protein-coding genes within it:
- the LOC129629002 gene encoding olfactory receptor 52P1 produces the protein MASPNHTSLDSSVFILMGIPGLEEFHLWLSLPVCLLGTATIVGNITILVVIATEPALHKPMYLFLCMLSTIDLAASFSTVPKLLAILWCGAGHMSSSACLAQMFFIHAFCMMESTVLLAMAFDRYVAICHPLRYTTVLTDTIVVRIGVVAMVRGSILMLPCPFLIQRLSFCQSHVIPHTYCEHMAVVKLACGDTRPNRVYGLTAALLVIGVDLFCIGLSYFLIARAVLRLSSHEAQSKALGTCGSHVCVILISYTPALFSFFTHRFGHHVPLHIHILLANVYLLFPPALNPMVYGVKTKEIRERVVRVFQKGQGTGLKAPE